The sequence below is a genomic window from Sebastes fasciatus isolate fSebFas1 chromosome 18, fSebFas1.pri, whole genome shotgun sequence.
tattattattattaatattattattgctgttttattatttttattgtcattttaaatcCTTCAGTTAAAGAGTAAAACTCGCTACCGGATGTTTGTACCAACCGAGCTTCCGTACACCGGAAGTAGCGCTCAGTTGTGCAACACATGCAGCACAAGGACGTCTCAAACATTTCACCTGATTTTAACAACATTCACTGTTTTACTTTACTCCTGAAGACTCGATCAGCTGGTTTTCACCACCGAGAATCTGAAGGTGAGTTTATTTAAGAGTAAGACTAAAACATGAAGTTAAAGAGTGAATTCAGGTTGATTCACCTTTAAGACTTTAACTGTGTTAGCTAGCAGTTATCTTCAGGTTGATCAGGTGTGCACTAAAACGATGATGTAAAATGTATAAGAGTTGTGTTAATTCATTGCTTGATGTTACTTTATCGACCTTATCAAGAGGAGGAGTTTCTGCATGTTATTAGATTTGATATGTAGTTAATTTACTTGAGCAACAGCACAGACGTTTTGCAGTAAAATGTCATttgggttaaccctaaccctaactcagTATAAGggaatgatttattttctttttattccatccataagtaacaaaATGACAGAATCTATGACTGTTTTGGTCATGTGTTTAAACCACtatctgtaataaaacatgtatCAGATGGGTgaccctgggacaaaatcttatcaattGCGGGTCAGTGGTATAATCTGTGTCAGTTTATGTTTGCCATCCACTAGGAGACTGGAAATACTGAAGTTTGACACCCTCTCACATCTGAAGACAATGTGTCctaaaggtcccgtattgtaaaaagtgagatttgtatgtcttttatattataaagcaggtttaagtgctttataaatactgttaaagtatcaaaacgctcaatatacggagaaacacacactgcccgtattcagaaattgtgcgtttgaaacaagccgtcaggatttctgtccatttgtgatgtcacaaatatacaatatttagaccattacacggttttaaacgtaaatattttaaatgtgtcccagtttatttcctgttgtatgtgaataacatcagatgacaggaagtaaacatggacccaaactgttacctagcaacgcaattctgctgtaattccattgaaatgcactaaaacagagcgtttcagacagagcgtttcagacagagagtgaatacaggtatattcagacagacagtacatGGAAAATAGTCtggtttttttcaacattacagcatgtaaatgctctaatagaaacacaaaatacaagtatgaacctgaaaatgagcacgatatgggacctttaataacagaaacatttatttttataacgtCTTTGTGAAAATGATCTCTGACTCTCAGATACTATGGTACCTGTGGATTATGCAAAGTAACAGGGACACTTTTTCTGGACTTTGTTAaacttaaaaatgaaaatttaaaTGGTAAATTCACCTACATAATGTTAGCGTGAAGGTAGAAACGGATATATATTTAAACCTAgacaaatgaaaacaacacTGTCTACAGGAATAGATACCACTGAATTTTTGTATTGtagtaatttgggtgaactgacgcCTTAAATTAAAAGACCACTCTGGTGTTTTGATGTTCACTTTGATTACACAAACAAGGTTAGGTCTCAAAATAAAGTAGTTTGTATGTGTTGATGTCTCCTCAGATGCCTCCCAAACCTCTGGAGCCTCTGGCCAAGAGACTCATGAAGGGAGTGATCGCTGTGGAGCTGCTGGGCGTCTTTGGGGCGTACGGTCTCTTTCACATGATGAACACCAGTCAAGGTATCAGACATCGATTATTTAATCGTAGTATTTTACTGACACGAGCTGAAGAACACTTAGATCTGTGTTGAGTGACTTTACATCTTCAAAGAAATAATATCCTGTTTTATTTCCACCACCTGCAGATTTCAGAAACACGATGAACAGACGGTTTCCATCAGTTCTAGAAGGTAAGaagatatttattatttatgatggatggatgtggatTGTATCAGGACTGGATTAAATTTACGATTATAcggtgttgttgttgatgttttacatttaatgacatttaatgtaatattctatactatgacattttttatgacatttctcGACATAatatattaggacttttttatgatttttttcaacataatgtactatgacttttttaatgtcttttttcgacataatatgctatgactttttttttttactttttcgacatactatactatttcaacataatatactatgatttttttatgacttttttcgacatactatactatgactttttttaattactttttttcgacataatatattatgactttttttaattacttttttcgacataatatactatgactttttttaatgactttttttcgacatcatatgctgactttttttaatgacttttttcgcgaaatatgctatgactttttttaattacttttttcgtCATAATatgctatgattttttttaattactttttttcgacataatatattatgacttttcgtaattacttttttcgatataatatactatgactttttttaattacttttttcgacataatatattattactttttttaattacttttttcgatataatatactatgactttttttaattacttttttcgcGAAATATGCTATGgcttttttttgacttttttcgacataatatatgACTTAATtaccttttttcgacataatatgctgactttttttaattacttttttcgcgaaatatgctatgactttttttgacttttttcgacataatatattatgacttttttaatttttttcgacataatatactatgactttttttaattacttttttcgatataatatactatgactttttttaattacttttttcgacataatatattatgactttttttaattacttttttcgatataatatactatgactttttttaattacttttttcgacataatatattatgactttttttaattacttttttcgacataatatactatgactttttttaattacttttttcgcgaaatatgctatgactttttttgacttttttcgacataatatattatgacttttttaattactttttttcgacataatatactatgacttttttaattacttttttcgatataatatactatgactttttttaattacttttttcgacataatatattatgactttttttaattacttttttcgatataatatactatgactttttttaattacttttttcgcgaaatatgctatgacttttttttgacttttttcgacctaatatatgacttttttcgacataatatgctatgacttttttaattactttttttcgacataatatattatgactttttttaattactttttttcgacataatatgcTGACTTTTTTCGCGAaatatgctatgactttttttaattactttttttcgacataatatgcTGACTTTTTTCAATTACATTTTTCGCGAaatatgctatgactttttttaaacttttttaattactttttttcgacataatatactatgactttttttaattacttttttcgatataatatactatgactttttttaattacttttttcggCATaatatattgactttttttaattacttttttcgacatatgctgattttttttttttactttttttcgacataatatattatgacttttttaattacttttttcgacataatatattatgactttttttaattacttttttcgacataatatattatgactttttttaattacttttttcgacataatatattatgacttttaattacttttttcgacataatatgctatgacttttttaattactttttttcgacatatattatgactttttcgacataatatattatgactttaattactttttttcgacataatatattatgactttttttaattacttttttcgacataatatattatgacttttttttatgacataatatactatgacttttttcaatgactttttttcgacataatatgcTGACTTTTTTCGCAAaatatgctatgactttttttaattactttttttcgacataatatgctgactttttttaattacttttttcgacataatatactatgactttttttaattacttttttcgacataatatattatgactttcttaattacttttttcgacataatatataacgactttttttaattacttttttcgatataatatattatgactttcttaattacttttttcgacataatatataacgactttttttaattacttttttcgacataatatattatgactttttttaattacttttttcgatataatatactatgactttttttaattacttttttcgatataatatactatgactttttttaattacttttttcgacataatatatcatgactttttttaatgagtttttTCGGCATAAtatgctatgacttttaatttttttcgacataatatgcTGACTtttttcaattacttttttcgCGAaatatgctatgactttttttttgactttttttcgacataatctatgacttttttcgacacatGCTGACTTTTTTTGCGAaatatgctatgacttttttcgacataatatattatgacttttttaaattacttttttcgacataatatattatgacttttttaaattacttttttcgacataatatattatgactttttttttttacttttttcgacataatatatgacatttttcaaactttgatAAGCGTGCCAAAACAGGGAGCCGGCTGCATAGatggaaaaaagacaaaataaccatttaaatgtttaattgatcaaaaatgataaTACGAGCACATTTTTCTGCCGTTTACATAATTACTTGTATAAACATAACCATAAACTGCATCAGAAAATGTGAATAACTTTAATCTTCGTTGAAGTACATGTACAGGGGCAATATGAACCaaagtctgtttgtctgtttcctCCCAGTTTACTACCAGTCCAACGAGTGGGCGGGGGTCCAAGGCATCCGAGAGAGAGACCATGAAGCCTGGTCGGCCAAACAGGATTGAAGGTGTCAGTCAGTTTAAAAATCCACAAACACACGGCGGCTGctacttcttcctcttcttgttCCCAAGTGTCTTGTTGCCTCCTGCCCTGGGTCGACCGAACGTCTTCTTCTTGTTGAACATGGTCTTCTTTCTGCGCAGCGTCTTCACGTCGCGGCCTTGGATCCAGTCGTCGCGATGCGCCTCCCACTTCAACTGCTTCAGGCCTGTGGGGACGAATGGAAGTGTTACAAAAGGCTAACATTTGAATCAC
It includes:
- the LOC141756702 gene encoding protein CEBPZOS-like — protein: MPPKPLEPLAKRLMKGVIAVELLGVFGAYGLFHMMNTSQDFRNTMNRRFPSVLEVYYQSNEWAGVQGIRERDHEAWSAKQD